One Mercurialis annua linkage group LG3, ddMerAnnu1.2, whole genome shotgun sequence DNA window includes the following coding sequences:
- the LOC130015321 gene encoding uncharacterized protein LOC130015321, protein MNLSGKALDVYNKAYEELMKINESKEDDSSPSAVYENSHEMSIYLYNQEGQSGAANGSATRMANNNKGVSRESFIGQFNVAIEHSPGIRKLFCQGMSQDENSNGDGVTEKQLIKQNCGEDQERLSSSVKFTFN, encoded by the coding sequence ATGAATTTATCAGGCAAAGCTCTAGATGTGTACAACAAAGCTTACGAAGAGCTAATGAAGATAAATGAGTCGAAAGAAGATGATTCATCGCCATCGGCAGTTTATGAAAACAGCCACGAAATGAGCATTTATCTGTACAATCAAGAGGGTCAAAGTGGTGCAGCAAATGGTTCTGCTACTCGTATGGCAAACAATAATAAAGGAGTATCAAGAGAATCGTTTATTGGTCAGTTTAATGTAGCAATAGAGCATAGCCCCGGAATTCGGAAGTTGTTCTGTCAGGGAATGAGTCAGGATGAAAACAGCAATGGCGATGGTGTGACAGAGAAGCAATTGATAAAGCAAAATTGTGGAGAAGACCAGGAAAGGCTCTCCAGTAGTGTTAAATTCACATTCAATTGA
- the LOC126674632 gene encoding glycine-rich RNA-binding protein blt801 yields MAFLSKVGNILRQTVTKQINEVSVSSMPSLYQAVRLSSSKVFVGGISYQTDDQSLREAFSKYGEVIEARVIMDRETGRSRGFAFVTFTSSEEASSSIQALDGQDLHGRRVKVNYANERPRNNFGGGFGGGDGGYGGGGYGGGGYGGGGYGGGGGGYGGGGGGYGSGGGYGAAGGGYGTSGGEGYNNNYGGGNTSSGGNVGYGGGNNFDSASTGGGGTFNYGSGGANAASENPSAFGAGGGSDNFGLGNTSGGFGGDSGLGQPPSSSGNAFGEAGSDQDKDDDETDDFAKRA; encoded by the exons ATGGCTTTTCTCAGTAAAGTTGGGAATATATTGAGGCAGACAGTTACCAAGCAGATCAATGAAGTTTCTGTATCCTCCATGCCTTCCTTATATCAAGCAGTGCGTTTGTCGTCCTCGAAAGTTTTCGTTGGAG GTATATCTTATCAAACTGATGACCAAAGTTTGAGAGAGGCTTTCAGCAAATATGGTGAAGTCATTGAAG CTAGAGTCATTATGGATCGTGAAACTGGTAGATCTAGAGGATTTGCTTTTGTTACTTTCACCTCCAGTGAGGAAGCCTCTAGTTCCATCCAGGCCTTGGATGGACAG GATCTTCATGGTCGCCGTGTAAAGGTGAATTATGCAAATGAAAGACCTCGTAATAATTTTGGCGGAGGCTTTGGTGGTGGTGACGGAGGCTATGGCGGAGGCGGCTATGGAGGTGGTGGCTATGGTGGTGGAGGCTACGGAGGCGGTGGTGGAGGCTATGGGGGCGGTGGTGGAGGATACGGAAGTGGTGGAGGCTATGGTGCTGCTGGTGGAGGCTATGGCACTTCTGGTGGGGAAGGTTATAACAATAATTATGGTGGTGGAAATACTAGCAGCGGTGGAAATGTTGGCTATGGTGGTGGAAACAATTTTGACAGTGCTAGTACTGGAGGCGGTGGCACTTTTAATTATGGCAGCGGTGGTGCTAATGCTGCAAGTGAAAACCCTAGTGCATTCGGTGCTGGTGGTGGCAGTGATAACTTTGGTCTCGGTAATACAAGCGGTGGGTTTGGTGGAGATTCTGGATTGGGACAGCCGCCTAGTAGTAGTGGTAATGCATTTGGTGAAGCCGGTTCTGATCAAGATAAGGACGATGACGAGACTGATGACTTTGCCAAAAGGGCGTGA
- the LOC126674630 gene encoding uncharacterized protein LOC126674630: MDLWVVGAAAAAGYVAKYWKNVSRERDGLSGCKSEIHENPASPIRRLAQKKKVKEDSNTDAGERLSNMYWLHSSSEAESSSNNYVEMAEISDTCDERNVLSLSCLPPEITMDENLNENEGENGRHGNMGDTFCRPCISEMDSCYRSRKKTSSLRTKHRHGRFIKPLNSLESCLMAQLYKEHTHMEEYVPSAFPSPSAKRRPLLVTDGNRVINRLYGGSLTACIGTDDYRLQKDENVCGVPPLPKISKLDVPYKINSKTREVHNGGFNSSCKVGGGGLFRSQTGSPNRTYLFCLGISVGIASSLLASRREVGELQDLLKQTENLVQDLQDELEMKDSLTVKELADENYESLDTCENSLLAKALNPLLSYHSVNILANNDDRESKSEKAEEDSGDMSKIEAELEAELERLGLNMNNGMERRLSNLVELDPDFVADFAQGELKVDIVNRRVVGQPELDRDKSGTPTVENGNYAVSPRELSLRLHEVIESQLEERINQLEVALQNSQMKVKLAESEHKIMWRKMSRDELRYSSGEESPITEQDFNSTSQPLVMNLSGEALDAYNEAYEELMKINESEDDDSPSTLYENSHETSIPSYNQNGSATRVANNNKRLSRESYVDQLKVAIEHSPGIRKLLYEGTSEDENSSSDGEMEKQLIKQIVEKTRKGSPVVLNAQRVLLSMDKK; the protein is encoded by the exons ATGGACTTGTGGGTTGTTGGAGCAGCAGCTGCCGCTGGATATGTTGCTAAGTATTGGAAAAATGTTTCGAGAGAGAGGGATGGTTTATCAGGCTGCAAATCTGAAATACATGAAAACCCCGCTAGTCCCATACGCAGATTGGCTCAGAAAAAGAAAGTAAAAGAGGACAGTAACACTGATGCAGGTGAAAGATTGTCCAATATGTACTGGCTGCACAGTTCCTCAGAAGCAGAGAGTTCTTCTAATAATTATGTTGAAATGGCTGAAATTTCGGATACTTGTGATGAAAGAAATGTACTTTCCTTATCATGCCTGCCACCTGAAATCACCATGGATGAGAACCTAAATGAAAATGAAGGTGAAAATGGACGACATGGTAATATGGGTGACACATTTTGTAGGCCGTGTATTAGTGAAATGGATTCTTGTTATAGGTCTAGAAAGAAAACAAGCTCTCTTAGGACAAAACACAGACATGGCCGTTTTATCAAACCTTTGAATTCCTTAGAAAGTTGCCTAATGGCTCAGTTATACAAGGAACATACGCACATGGAGGAGTACGTGCCTAGCGCTTTTCCATCACCATCCGCAAAAAGGAGGCCGCTGCTTGTTACTGATGGGAACCGAGTTATTAATAGGCTATATGGTGGTTCTCTTACTGCGTGCATTGGTACAGATGACTACAGGCTGCAAAAGGATGAAAATGTGTGTGGGGTTCCTCCATTACCAAAAATCAGCAAACTAGATGTCCCTTATAAGATAAATTCTAAAACAAGAGAAGTGCACAATGGAGGATTCAATAGTTCATGCAAAGTGGGCGGTGGAGGACTCTTTCGTTCTCAAACAG GTTCACCAAACCGAAcgtatttgttttgtttgggtATATCTGTTGGCATAGCCTCTTCTCTCCTAGCTAGCAGAAGAGAAGTAGGTGAATTGCAAGATCTGTTGAAGCAGACAGAGAACTTGGTTCAAGATCTACAAGATGAACTTGAGATGAAAGATTCATTGACAGTGAAAGAGCTAGCTGATGAGAATTATGAATCGCTGGATACATGTGAGAACTCCTTGCTCGCTAAGGCGCTGAACCCACTCCTTTCCTATCATAGTGTCAATATTTTGGCAAACAATGATGACAGAGAATCAAAATCTGAGAAAGCTGAAGAGGATTCAGGAGACATGAGTAAAATTGAAGCAGAGCTTGAAGCTGAACTTGAGAGGTTGGGACTAAACATGAACAATGGTATGGAAAGAAGATTGTCCAATCTTGTTGAG CTGGACCCAGACTTTGTGGCAGATTTTGCACAAGGTGAATTGAAGGTTGACATAGTCAATAGGCGAGTCGTTGGTCAACCCGAGTTGGATCGTGATAAAAGTGGCACTCCAACAGTTGAGAATGGAAATTATGCAGTTTCACCCCGAGAATTGAGTTTGCGTCTGCATGAAGTTATCGAATCCCAACTCGAAGAGCGTATAAACCAGCTTGAAGTAGCACTTCAAAACAGTCAGATGAAAGTGAAACTTGCGGAATCTGAACATAAGATTATGTGGAGGAAAATGTCGAGGGATGAACTAAGATACTCATCGGGTGAAGAAAGTCCAATAACGGAACAAGATTTCAATTCCACATCCCAGCCTTTGGTTATGAATTTATCAGGGGAAGCTCTAGATGCTTACAACGAAGCTTATGAAGAACTAATGAAGATAAACGAGTCAGAGGATGATGATTCGCCATCTACATTGTATGAAAATAGCCACGAAACGAGCATACCTTCGTATAATCAAAATGGTTCCGCTACTCGTGTCGCAAACAATAACAAAAGACTGTCAAGAGAATCATATGTTGATCAGTTGAAGGTAGCGATAGAGCATAGCCCTGGAATTCGGAAGTTGCTCTATGAGGGTACGAGTGAGGATGAAAACAGCAGTAGTGATGGTGAGATGGAGAAGCAATTGATAAAGCAAATTGTGGAGAAGACCAGGAAAGGGTCTCCGGTAGTGTTAAATGCACAAAGGGTGTTGTTGTCCATGGATAAGAAATGA